One window from the genome of Mustela lutreola isolate mMusLut2 chromosome 11, mMusLut2.pri, whole genome shotgun sequence encodes:
- the LOC131811661 gene encoding LOW QUALITY PROTEIN: hydroxycarboxylic acid receptor 2-like (The sequence of the model RefSeq protein was modified relative to this genomic sequence to represent the inferred CDS: deleted 2 bases in 1 codon): MNLPKQQDHFLEINKKNCCVFRDDFIANVLPPVLGLEFVFGLLGNGLALWIFCFHLKSWKSSRIFLFNLAVADFLLIICLPFLTDNYVRKWDWRFGDVACRLMLFMLAMNRQGSIIFLTVVAVDRYFRVVHPHHALNKISNRTAAIISCLLWGVTIGLTGHLLYKKMLIRNRDANLCSSFSICHTFRWHDAMFLLEFVLPLAIILFCSARIIWSLRQRQMDRHAKIKRAINFIMVVAVVFIICFLPSVAVRIRIFWLLHTTGTRNCDIYRSVDLAFFLTLSFTYMNSMLDPLVYYFSSPSFPNFFSTLINRYLRKKAPQEADNIQSTSMELTADLSTTRSVPDNLVAHIGEPWNPSYLPPASRNHRAKKGDCHQEPGSLGIGSGWVHRDHREMGPVVSRGFQIQRIGFREEVWQSGLPGRGASPEDSCWGGTESKAPVTSSQPL; this comes from the exons ATGAACCTGCCCAAGCAGCAGGATCATTTTCTGGAAATAAACAAGAAGAACTGCTGCGTGTTCCGGGATGACTTCATCGCCAACGTGCTGCCCCCAGTGCTGGGGCTGGAGTTTGTGTTCGGGCTCCTGGGCAATGGCCTTGCGCTGTGGATTTTCTGCTTTCACCTCAAGTCCTGGAAATCCAGCCGGATTTTCCTGTTCAACTTGGCTGTGGCTGACTTTCTCTTGATCATCTGTCTGCCATTCCTGACGGACAACTACGTGCGGAAATGGGACTGGAGGTTCGGGGACGTCGCTTGCCGGCTGATGCTGTTCATGCTGGCCATGAACCGCCAAGGCAGCATCATCTTCCTCACGGTGGTGGCCGTGGACAGGTACTTCCGGGTGGTTCACCCTCACCACGCTCTCAACAAGATCTCGAATCGGACGGCGGCCATCATCTCCTGCCTCTTGTGGGGTGTCACCATCGGGCTGACGGGTCACCTCCTGTACAAGAAGATGCTGATCAGGAACCGAGACGCCAATCTGTGCAGCAGCTTCAGCATCTGCCATACCTTCCGGTGGCATGATGCCATGTTCCTCCTGGAGTTCGTCCTGCCCCTGGCCATCATCCTGTTCTGCTCGGCCAGAATCATCTGGAGTCTGCGCCAGCGGCAGATGGACAGACACGCCAAGATCAAGAGGGCCATCAACTTCATCATGGTGGTGGCCGTCGTCTTCATCATCTGTTTCCTGCCCAGCGTAGCCGTGCGCATCCGCATCTTCTGGCTCTTGCACACCACGGGCACGAGGAACTGTGACATCTATCGCTCCGTGGACCTGGCGTTTTTCCTCACCCTGAGCTTCACCTACATGAACAGCATGCTGGACCCTTTGGTGTACTACTTCTCCAGCCCATCTTTCCCCAACTTCTTCTCCACCCTGATCAACCGCTACCTGCGGAAAAAGGCGCCCCAAGAAGCAGATAATATCCAGAGCACAAGCATGGAGCTCACTGCAGATCTGAGCACCACCAGGAGCGTGCCAGACAATTTAGTGGCCCACATTGGTGAGCCGTGGAACCCGTCTTATCTGCCCCCAGCTTCCCGC AATCACCGAGCCAAGAAGGGAGATTGTCACCAAGAACCAGGGTCTCTGGGGATAGGGTCTGGCTGGGTGCACAGAGACCATCGTGAGATGGGGCCCGTGGTTTCCCGGGGCTTCCAGATTCAGAGAATCGGATTTAGAGAAGAGGTGTGGCAGAGTGGGCTGCCTGGTCGTGGAGCGTCCCCAGAGGACTCTTGCTGGGGGGGAACAGAGAGTAAAGCTCCTGTAACTTCTTCCCAACCTCTCTGA
- the HCAR1 gene encoding hydroxycarboxylic acid receptor 1 has product MCSRDPRQPGVKESENQRPGEWVALRGASVSLLGGGSRGHPARPLSTMDNGSCCLIEGNPISQVMPPLLILAFVLGALGNGVALCGFCFHMKTWKPSTIYLFNLAVADFLLMICLPFRTDYYWRHRQWAFEDIPCRVALFMLAMNRAGSILFLTVVAVDRYFKVVHPHHAVNAISNRTAAGIVCALWTMVILGTVHLLMENHLCVDEKTISCESFIMESANGWHDIMFQLEFFLPLAIILFCSFKIVWSLRQRRQLARQTRMKKATRFIMVVAVVFVTCYLPSVSARLYFLWTVPSSACDPSVHVALHVTLSFTYMNSMLDPLVYYFSSPSFPKFYTKLKIRSLRPKRPGRSETQSPEEMPISSLCRKSCVSVANSVQSQSNGQ; this is encoded by the coding sequence ATGTGCAGTCGGGACCCGCGGCAGCCGGGGGTGAAGGAGTCAGAAAACCAGCGGCCGGGTGAGTGGGTGGCACTCAGGGGGGCATCTGTGTCTTTGCTGGGGGGAGGCTCCCGGGGCCACCCGGCCCGTCCTCTGTCCACCATGGACAACGGGTCGTGCTGCCTCATCGAGGGGAACCCCATCTCTCAGGTGATGCCGCCACTGCTGATTCTGGCCTTCGTGCTCGGCGCGCTGGGCAACGGTGTCGCCCTGTGTGGTTTCTGCTTTCACATGAAGACCTGGAAGCCGAGCACCATTTACCTTTTCAACTTGGCCGTGGCCGACTTCCTTCTCATGATCTGCCTGCCCTTCCGGACGGACTACTACTGGAGACACAGACAGTGGGCCTTCGAGGACATCCCGTGCCGGGTGGCCCTCTTCATGCTGGCCATGAACAGGGCGGGGAGCATCCTCTTCCTCACGGTGGTGGCCGTGGACAGGTACTTCAAAGTGGTCCACCCCCACCACGCGGTGAACGCCATCTCCAACCGGACCGCAGCTGGCATCGTCTGTGCCCTTTGGACTATGGTCATCCTGGGGACTGTCCATCTTTTGATGGAGAACCATCTGTGCGTGGACGAGAAGACCATATCCTGCGAGAGCTTCATCATGGAGTCGGCCAACGGCTGGCACGACATCATGTTCCAGCTGGAGTTTTTCCTGCCCCTCGCCATCATCCTGTTTTGCTCCTTCAAGATCGtttggagcctgaggcagaggcgGCAGCTGGCCAGGCAGACCCGGATGAAGAAGGCCACCCGGTTCATCATGGTGGTGGCCGTTGTGTTCGTCACGTGTTACCTGCCCAGCGTGTCGGCCAGACTCTACTTCCTCTGGACGGTGCCCTCGAGCGCCTGTGACCCCTCGGTCCATGTAGCCCTCCACGTCACCCTCAGCTTCACCTACATGAACAGCATGCTGGACCCCCTGGTGTATTATTTTTCGAGTCCCTCGTTCCCCAAATTCTACACCAAGCTCAAAATCCGCAGCTTGAGACCCAAGAGGCCAGGACGCTCCGAGACCCAGAGCCCGGAAGAGATGCCAATTTCAAGCCTCTGTCGCAAGAGTTGTGTCAGCGTGGCCAACAGCGTCCAGAGCCAATCCAACGGGCAGTAA